One region of Pseudoalteromonas galatheae genomic DNA includes:
- a CDS encoding TonB-dependent receptor plug domain-containing protein: MKLSNLSATIRLSLLACSTLTAGVSGIAHAEETDTNANNSVERIEVTGTRIKRAAMTGASPVTSVTAEDIKVAGITRVEDLLNDMPAIFADQTSGQANGATGTATVNLRNLGTERTLVLVNGRRLPSGSPVAGGIGADLNQIPAALVERVDVLTGGSSATYGSDAVAGVVNFIMRDDFEGFQIEYQGSVYQHDNDHKDMQRALKERGFEVPDGSQWDGDTHDISLTFGANSADGRANITGYATWRDIEEVTQDNRDYSACAMNINATGTRICGGSGTIPDGRITDFNTYDYKVSGTDFVPTAGTVYNYGPLNYFQRPDKRKTFGLLGHYDFNDSHTFYAEFNYMDNRTVAQIAPSGSFLNEVNISCDNPLLSASQRNTLCGPNGVANDDGVVEGAFIGKRNVEGGPRQDDIRHTSTRFVLGVRGEIDDNWTYDAYMNFGNVSYAQTYQNDMSTTRIIRSLQATTDDKGNVVCKSVVDGSDPTCIPWNIFDPSKITQEQIDYLTIPLFARGDTRTKQISGYVTGDLTEYGVVVPGTSTGVGVVFGLEHRKESLDFNPDQGFESGDGAGQGGPVLGVSGEFDVNEFFTELNVPLVEDSEFADYITLELAYRYSDYSTDKTTNTYKGAFDIRVNDQLGLRTSFQRAVRAGNVRDLFRSAGLGLFNWEDPCGGDNPTLTVEQCARTGLDPSKYGSNALISPAGQYNSITGGNPDLEPEKSDTISFGILLSPEAIEGLDIAIDYFDITVEDAIQAIPEATIFNQCAINGNDEFCGLINRGKTGSLWLSQDSITAIDTNIGSVETSGIDFDASYRYTLPDDMGLLRFKLIGTWLDKFATQNLPGGDIDDCAGRWDRAVCEYPVPDFKTNFSTTWVTPWDANVTATYRYVSEVKEFARNENGQVIDGPVPLTARDYVDIAVTWNASDNLQFRGGVNNIFDNTAPLVPNGPSGPANGNIYPGFYDSLGRYIFAGFTFRL, translated from the coding sequence ATGAAACTTTCTAACTTATCAGCAACGATCAGGCTATCTCTACTTGCTTGCTCAACGCTGACTGCAGGCGTATCAGGTATTGCCCACGCTGAAGAAACAGATACCAATGCTAATAATAGTGTAGAACGAATAGAGGTTACTGGTACTCGTATCAAGCGAGCTGCTATGACTGGTGCAAGCCCTGTAACAAGTGTTACAGCCGAAGATATTAAAGTTGCAGGTATTACAAGGGTAGAAGATCTACTCAACGATATGCCCGCAATCTTTGCTGACCAAACTTCAGGCCAAGCAAATGGAGCTACAGGTACCGCAACAGTAAACCTACGTAACTTAGGCACAGAACGTACATTGGTACTAGTCAATGGACGCCGCTTGCCTTCTGGTTCTCCTGTCGCCGGAGGTATCGGTGCTGACCTTAACCAAATCCCAGCGGCCTTGGTAGAACGTGTTGATGTTCTTACCGGTGGTTCGTCAGCAACATACGGTTCTGATGCTGTTGCTGGTGTTGTAAACTTTATCATGAGAGACGACTTTGAAGGCTTCCAAATTGAGTATCAAGGTAGCGTTTATCAACATGATAACGACCACAAAGACATGCAACGAGCACTAAAAGAGAGAGGCTTCGAAGTACCTGATGGAAGTCAATGGGACGGTGATACTCATGACATCTCTTTAACTTTTGGTGCTAACTCTGCAGATGGTCGTGCAAACATCACAGGTTATGCAACTTGGCGTGATATCGAAGAAGTAACGCAAGACAACCGTGACTACAGTGCTTGTGCTATGAACATAAATGCGACAGGTACACGAATTTGTGGTGGTTCAGGAACAATTCCTGATGGCCGTATTACCGATTTTAATACCTACGACTACAAAGTATCTGGCACCGATTTCGTTCCTACAGCTGGAACTGTTTATAACTATGGCCCGCTGAACTATTTCCAACGCCCAGACAAACGTAAGACATTTGGCTTACTAGGTCATTATGATTTTAACGACAGCCATACGTTTTATGCTGAATTTAACTACATGGACAACCGCACAGTAGCACAAATCGCGCCTTCAGGTTCATTCCTGAATGAAGTTAATATTAGCTGTGATAACCCGCTGCTTTCAGCTTCACAAAGAAACACGCTTTGTGGACCTAATGGCGTTGCAAATGATGATGGTGTTGTTGAGGGTGCCTTCATCGGTAAGCGAAATGTTGAAGGAGGCCCTCGTCAAGACGACATTCGCCATACCTCAACTCGTTTTGTATTAGGTGTTCGCGGTGAAATCGATGACAACTGGACTTATGATGCGTATATGAATTTCGGTAATGTATCATATGCCCAGACTTACCAAAACGACATGTCGACTACCCGAATTATTCGTTCATTACAAGCTACAACTGATGACAAAGGCAATGTAGTATGTAAGTCAGTTGTAGATGGTAGCGATCCAACTTGTATTCCATGGAATATATTCGATCCATCAAAAATCACTCAAGAACAAATCGACTATCTAACAATACCTTTATTTGCTCGCGGTGACACTAGAACAAAACAAATTAGTGGCTATGTTACTGGTGATCTTACAGAGTACGGAGTTGTAGTACCTGGAACTTCCACCGGTGTAGGCGTAGTATTTGGTCTTGAACACAGAAAAGAATCGCTAGACTTTAATCCGGATCAAGGCTTTGAGTCAGGTGACGGTGCAGGCCAAGGTGGTCCTGTTCTTGGTGTAAGTGGTGAATTTGACGTCAATGAATTCTTTACAGAACTCAATGTGCCCTTAGTTGAAGACTCTGAATTTGCTGATTATATTACATTAGAATTAGCTTATCGCTACTCTGACTATTCAACGGATAAAACAACCAACACCTATAAGGGTGCGTTTGACATTCGCGTTAATGATCAACTTGGTTTGAGAACAAGCTTCCAGCGTGCTGTACGTGCAGGTAACGTACGCGACCTATTCAGATCTGCTGGTTTAGGTTTGTTTAACTGGGAAGATCCATGTGGTGGTGACAACCCAACTCTAACCGTTGAGCAGTGTGCTAGAACAGGTCTTGATCCATCTAAATATGGTTCAAACGCACTTATCAGCCCTGCGGGCCAATATAACAGTATCACAGGTGGTAACCCAGACTTAGAACCAGAAAAGTCGGATACTATCTCATTTGGTATTCTACTATCTCCTGAAGCTATTGAAGGTTTAGACATTGCGATTGACTATTTTGACATTACTGTTGAAGATGCAATTCAAGCAATCCCTGAAGCAACAATCTTCAACCAGTGTGCAATTAATGGTAACGATGAGTTCTGTGGACTTATCAACCGCGGTAAGACTGGCTCTTTATGGTTAAGCCAGGATTCGATCACTGCTATTGATACCAACATTGGTAGCGTAGAAACAAGCGGTATTGATTTTGATGCATCTTATCGTTATACCCTACCTGATGATATGGGCCTTTTGCGCTTTAAGCTAATCGGTACATGGCTAGATAAGTTTGCAACGCAAAACTTACCAGGTGGTGATATTGATGATTGTGCTGGTCGCTGGGATAGAGCGGTATGTGAGTACCCTGTTCCTGACTTTAAGACTAACTTCTCAACGACTTGGGTAACGCCTTGGGATGCAAACGTTACAGCAACCTATCGTTATGTAAGTGAAGTGAAAGAGTTTGCACGAAATGAAAACGGTCAAGTGATCGATGGACCAGTTCCATTGACTGCCCGTGACTACGTTGACATTGCAGTCACTTGGAATGCTTCTGATAACCTGCAATTCCGTGGTGGTGTAAATAATATCTTTGATAATACTGCTCCACTAGTACCAAATGGTCCTTCAGGCCCGGCAAATGGTAACATTTACCCTGGTTTCTATGATTCTTTGGGTCGCTATATCTTCGCAGGTTTCACATTTAGACTATAA